In Pelagicoccus albus, the following are encoded in one genomic region:
- a CDS encoding class I SAM-dependent methyltransferase: MNQNPVFENESLIVCKNSQGTLIRATVMRMTRYLVSFEVYNPYSILQLSEVLGDFEIIINARCVYRGRAIVSNMINTGLVLICEGTLDEESWIDMEMLSPSNQLERLADDFERLIQDWRKLEAVSPELKVSIADIESLLADLQRWTEQLEVTIRSAPESDRSRRELDLINRINALMAPLVAEQFGRFEEVASSVSEEATAIHRAYCRRQLHPLVMCAPFVHRTYDKPLGYAGDYEMVNMILRNPAEGASIFAKVVNSTFLASPPAEAHRNRIDYLVEMLNSEVERGKSAGRATRIFNLGCGPAMEVQKFLEGSSLCDAADFSLLDFNEETLQRTGRLLEDLKSQYGRSTPLRTIKRSVNQILREGPRIGRDGTGDSGYDVVYCAGLFDYLSDRVCQRLLEIFYEMVAPGGVVVATNVDESNPVKGVMEYVMEWHLIYRNAEDFMSLAPRQAPKDCLTLRKDVSGVNLFLEIRKPAADA, translated from the coding sequence ATGAATCAAAATCCCGTATTCGAGAACGAGAGCCTCATAGTTTGCAAGAATAGCCAAGGAACCCTGATACGGGCTACGGTCATGAGGATGACCCGCTACTTGGTCTCCTTCGAAGTCTACAATCCCTACAGCATCCTTCAGCTTTCTGAGGTCTTGGGAGATTTCGAAATCATCATTAACGCTCGTTGCGTCTATCGTGGTCGAGCCATCGTCAGCAACATGATCAATACGGGCCTTGTCCTCATTTGCGAGGGGACCTTGGACGAGGAGAGCTGGATCGACATGGAAATGCTCTCGCCGAGTAATCAGCTAGAGCGCCTGGCGGACGACTTCGAAAGACTTATCCAAGACTGGCGAAAGTTGGAGGCGGTCTCCCCAGAACTGAAGGTTTCGATTGCGGATATCGAGTCGCTTTTGGCGGATCTACAGCGTTGGACGGAGCAGTTGGAGGTCACCATTAGGTCGGCCCCCGAGAGCGATCGCAGCAGGCGGGAGCTCGATTTGATCAATCGCATCAATGCTCTTATGGCACCTCTCGTCGCGGAGCAATTCGGCCGCTTCGAAGAGGTTGCATCTTCTGTCAGTGAGGAGGCTACTGCCATCCACAGGGCCTACTGCCGCCGCCAGCTCCACCCGCTTGTTATGTGCGCTCCTTTCGTGCATCGGACGTACGACAAGCCTTTGGGCTATGCGGGCGATTATGAGATGGTTAACATGATTCTTAGAAATCCAGCCGAGGGCGCTTCCATTTTTGCGAAGGTGGTAAATTCGACATTTCTGGCTTCTCCTCCAGCTGAGGCTCATCGCAACCGCATAGATTACCTTGTGGAAATGCTGAACTCTGAAGTCGAGCGCGGCAAGTCGGCGGGCCGGGCTACGAGGATTTTCAACTTAGGTTGCGGTCCCGCTATGGAGGTGCAGAAATTCTTGGAAGGGAGCAGCCTTTGCGATGCGGCGGACTTTTCCTTACTTGATTTCAATGAAGAGACTTTGCAGCGAACAGGGCGGCTGCTGGAAGATCTAAAATCCCAATACGGCCGATCGACGCCGTTGAGAACGATCAAGCGTTCGGTGAATCAGATACTGCGAGAAGGGCCACGCATCGGCAGGGATGGAACAGGAGATTCTGGATACGACGTCGTTTACTGTGCAGGCTTGTTCGACTATTTATCCGATCGGGTTTGCCAACGATTGCTCGAAATCTTCTATGAGATGGTTGCTCCCGGCGGCGTAGTGGTGGCTACCAATGTTGATGAAAGCAACCCGGTAAAAGGGGTTATGGAGTATGTCATGGAGTGGCATCTCATCTACCGAAATGCGGAGGACTTTATGAGTCTCGCCCCCCGTCAGGCACCCAAGGATTGTCTCACGCTTCGAAAAGACGTTTCGGGAGTAAATCTGTTTCTGGAAATTCGGAAGCCCGCTGCTGATGCCTAA
- a CDS encoding DNA translocase FtsK has product MPGPSKPQSKSIQRVKDGVRRFLDTMAEEQDWDQENASDSTAATERSSHTENLPEEYVRLAKQESQTLEAEQRQIAVWRAEMEAILKDREERQSYFADLAQERHSRFQMMLERAKDQLAGKTVPEQAPEASEAEEPDEPVSEAKSLSPVSSQPYSAPTLDLLEASTLETDGLVSPEKLEEQERKLQNTLDSFAVDATVYDAVVGPRVTQFRIRPGIGVRVEKISALQKNIALNLAQTNVRIQAPIPGEPYVGIELGNGNTMPIRLRSVFESRAWQQGKETIPITIGMDIQGKIIVADLAKAPHLLIAGATGSGKSVCMSNLIVSLLYRFSPEELELVLVDPKRVEFGLFRQVPHLIHPVVGEAKKAVALLKWVVSEMENRYEILAEKQVRNIAGYNAKAEAQGFDKMPFMVVIIDELADLMMTSKGEAEASLARIAQLSRAVGIHTIIATQRPSVNVITGVIKANYPTRIAFQVSSIVDSRTILDCKGAESLLGQGDMLFNPPGFARLVRIQSPMVQDEELMRVVTHVTEGQMENHRVDLSSFDGAVAGSTEALADGADDLYMEALKIVAETQKASTSYLQRRLRIGYNRAATLIEEMEDRFHIGPQNGSTPREVFVTMEELSR; this is encoded by the coding sequence ATGCCAGGTCCATCCAAGCCACAGTCCAAATCAATCCAAAGAGTCAAAGACGGCGTACGACGCTTCCTGGACACGATGGCTGAAGAGCAAGACTGGGATCAGGAGAACGCGTCTGACAGCACAGCCGCTACCGAGCGTTCATCACACACCGAAAACCTGCCTGAGGAGTACGTGCGTCTAGCCAAACAGGAGTCCCAGACTCTAGAAGCGGAACAACGCCAGATCGCGGTTTGGAGAGCGGAGATGGAGGCGATCCTGAAGGATCGCGAAGAGCGACAAAGCTATTTCGCGGACTTGGCTCAGGAGCGGCACTCCCGCTTCCAGATGATGCTAGAGCGAGCGAAAGATCAACTCGCAGGTAAAACAGTACCGGAACAGGCTCCCGAAGCAAGCGAGGCAGAAGAGCCGGACGAACCAGTTTCAGAAGCCAAGTCTCTTTCCCCCGTATCCTCCCAACCCTACTCCGCCCCTACCCTCGATCTTCTCGAGGCCTCGACTCTGGAAACAGATGGGCTGGTATCTCCGGAGAAACTGGAGGAGCAAGAGCGCAAACTTCAAAACACGCTAGACAGCTTCGCAGTGGACGCCACCGTCTACGATGCCGTCGTCGGGCCGCGCGTCACTCAATTTCGAATACGGCCAGGTATCGGCGTAAGAGTCGAAAAGATCAGCGCTCTACAGAAGAACATTGCCTTAAACTTGGCTCAGACAAACGTTCGTATCCAAGCTCCCATACCCGGCGAACCCTACGTTGGAATCGAGCTGGGCAATGGCAATACGATGCCAATCCGGCTTCGCTCCGTCTTCGAATCACGGGCATGGCAACAAGGCAAGGAAACCATCCCGATCACCATCGGCATGGATATCCAAGGCAAGATCATCGTAGCGGACTTGGCCAAAGCCCCCCACCTCTTAATCGCAGGCGCCACCGGAAGCGGTAAATCCGTTTGCATGAGCAATCTGATAGTTTCCCTGCTCTACCGTTTTTCTCCCGAAGAGCTGGAACTTGTGCTCGTAGATCCCAAGCGAGTGGAATTCGGACTGTTTCGCCAAGTCCCTCACCTAATCCACCCTGTAGTGGGTGAAGCCAAGAAGGCAGTTGCTCTTTTAAAATGGGTGGTAAGCGAGATGGAAAACCGCTACGAAATCCTAGCCGAGAAGCAGGTCAGAAATATCGCCGGCTACAACGCCAAAGCAGAGGCTCAAGGTTTCGATAAGATGCCGTTCATGGTCGTGATTATCGACGAGCTAGCAGACTTGATGATGACTTCAAAAGGCGAGGCCGAAGCTTCCCTAGCGCGAATCGCCCAGCTTTCTCGAGCCGTAGGAATCCATACTATCATCGCGACACAACGACCGTCCGTGAACGTGATCACTGGAGTTATTAAGGCAAACTACCCGACCCGTATTGCGTTCCAAGTATCCTCAATTGTCGATTCCCGTACCATCTTAGACTGTAAAGGGGCAGAGTCTCTTCTAGGTCAGGGCGACATGCTATTCAATCCACCTGGCTTCGCTCGGCTCGTCCGTATCCAAAGTCCTATGGTACAAGACGAAGAACTGATGCGAGTGGTAACTCACGTGACCGAAGGGCAAATGGAGAACCACCGAGTCGACCTGAGTTCCTTCGACGGTGCGGTCGCCGGTTCGACCGAAGCGCTAGCAGATGGGGCTGACGATCTTTACATGGAAGCCTTGAAAATCGTGGCCGAAACGCAAAAAGCGAGCACCAGCTACCTGCAAAGGCGATTGAGAATTGGATACAACAGAGCTGCCACTTTGATCGAGGAAATGGAGGATCGATTCCACATCGGCCCACAAAATGGCTCAACGCCTCGCGAGGTATTCGTCACCATGGAGGAGCTTTCTCGCTAA
- a CDS encoding ATP-binding protein: MPNSSGFREDEWSRFVEYNISTRVANSRIGTLLIVLLMPFGALLDYFVYPESFWFFLLLRVGCSLIALLCWWVLKGPIGRKFYRAFGLFIFALPSVFIALMIYYTEGVASPYYAGLNLILIGLTWVAQMYVPETVLAVLMMICIYTAACYYHGGTGLSRLINNYYFIGLTGLIGITGSYYLNRSRFREFLLREQMAKQREELKESNLKLLEMDKAKTNFFANISHELRTPLTLLIGPLDRLRRSDEGVADTERKELLDIMQQNAMRLMRLINDLLNLVRLDSGSLKLRPTTVELEPYLEGICRSFFPLAEERGLDFRWEIDDGGIAMVNLDREKVEKVLLNLLFNAIKFTPEKGAITVRAKRLGKHVRIEIEDTGKGIAPEELESVFDRFWQAETSSNRRYQGVGIGLALVRDLVRLHGGEVDAKSELGKGTVMGATLDVTVEPIGESSVVSQGKDEVDTKWLETLYRRADFFPTQLDVNSTVEKPSGEVATEEEELPGILVADDEPEMMRFLRSQLKGAYRIHEAHNGMEALKLAESHRFHLILLDYMMPEMDGIAATKRLREMPQHKGVPIIMLTARADEEVKFEALDAGATDFLTKPFSSMELLARCRNLAAVYDMQQQIEDRTKRLEKALSLIKQTETQMVQQAKMASLGQLSAGLLHEVNNPLNFAVTSIHLIKKRLSRSPHPEPELLEKPLADMHEGIRRVSSIVSSLREFTHPDASRFERIDLLETIDTAIRFVQIPVAKLSLEKEVSSGLLIRGNQTQLVHLFINLLQNSVDSLLEKGGEGRWLKISGVEEGDEIKLVFEDNGLGIKRQELGQVFDAFFTTKKVGKGVGLGLSICHRIIDQHNGKILVDSEYEDWCRFTITLPRYANT; encoded by the coding sequence ATGCCTAATTCTAGTGGGTTTAGAGAAGACGAGTGGTCTCGGTTTGTTGAATACAACATTTCGACCCGTGTCGCCAATTCCCGAATCGGGACCTTGCTCATCGTACTGTTGATGCCGTTTGGGGCATTGCTCGACTACTTTGTATACCCAGAGAGCTTTTGGTTTTTTCTACTTTTGCGAGTAGGCTGCTCGTTGATCGCTTTGCTCTGTTGGTGGGTTCTCAAAGGACCTATCGGCCGCAAGTTCTATAGGGCTTTCGGCTTGTTTATCTTCGCGCTGCCATCGGTCTTTATTGCTTTGATGATTTACTACACAGAAGGCGTGGCTTCGCCTTATTACGCGGGGTTAAATCTCATTTTGATAGGACTGACTTGGGTCGCTCAGATGTATGTGCCGGAGACGGTGTTGGCCGTTTTGATGATGATCTGCATCTATACGGCCGCCTGCTATTACCATGGCGGGACGGGGCTGTCGCGTCTGATCAATAACTACTATTTCATTGGTCTAACGGGACTGATAGGGATTACCGGCAGCTACTATCTGAATCGCTCACGTTTTAGGGAGTTCCTCCTTCGGGAGCAAATGGCGAAGCAGCGGGAAGAGTTGAAGGAATCGAACCTGAAGCTGCTCGAGATGGACAAGGCCAAGACCAATTTTTTCGCCAACATAAGTCACGAGCTAAGGACTCCTCTGACTCTTTTGATTGGTCCTCTGGATCGCTTGAGACGAAGCGATGAGGGAGTTGCGGATACTGAGCGTAAGGAACTTTTGGATATAATGCAGCAAAACGCGATGCGGCTGATGCGTTTGATCAATGATTTGCTGAATCTAGTCCGCTTGGACAGTGGCTCCCTAAAGTTGAGGCCAACGACCGTAGAGCTAGAGCCCTATCTGGAGGGAATCTGCCGCTCCTTCTTTCCTTTGGCCGAGGAAAGAGGCTTGGATTTTCGCTGGGAGATAGACGACGGGGGGATTGCGATGGTGAATTTGGACCGGGAGAAGGTCGAAAAGGTGCTGTTGAACCTTCTCTTTAACGCGATCAAATTCACCCCTGAGAAGGGAGCAATCACAGTCCGAGCAAAGCGGTTGGGAAAGCATGTTCGTATCGAGATCGAAGATACAGGCAAAGGGATTGCTCCGGAGGAACTTGAGAGTGTCTTTGATCGCTTTTGGCAGGCGGAGACTTCGTCGAATCGACGCTACCAAGGTGTCGGGATCGGTCTCGCCTTGGTTCGAGATCTGGTGCGTCTGCATGGTGGAGAAGTAGATGCCAAGAGCGAACTCGGCAAAGGCACGGTTATGGGGGCGACCCTAGATGTAACGGTTGAGCCCATCGGAGAAAGCTCCGTCGTTTCTCAAGGTAAGGATGAGGTGGATACTAAATGGCTAGAGACGCTCTATCGGAGAGCGGACTTTTTTCCAACTCAGTTGGATGTTAACTCTACCGTCGAGAAACCAAGCGGAGAGGTAGCGACTGAAGAAGAGGAGCTTCCCGGTATTCTTGTCGCGGATGATGAGCCCGAAATGATGCGCTTTCTCCGTTCGCAATTGAAAGGAGCCTACCGGATCCATGAAGCTCACAATGGGATGGAGGCTTTGAAGCTGGCCGAGAGTCACCGTTTCCATCTGATTCTGCTCGATTACATGATGCCGGAAATGGATGGGATCGCCGCTACGAAACGACTGCGGGAGATGCCTCAGCACAAAGGCGTTCCCATTATCATGTTGACTGCAAGGGCGGATGAAGAGGTCAAGTTTGAGGCTCTGGACGCCGGGGCAACGGACTTTTTGACCAAGCCCTTCTCCTCCATGGAGCTGTTGGCTCGCTGCCGTAATTTGGCCGCGGTCTACGACATGCAGCAGCAAATCGAGGACCGAACCAAGCGTCTCGAGAAGGCACTAAGCCTGATAAAACAGACGGAAACCCAGATGGTGCAACAGGCGAAAATGGCATCTTTGGGCCAGCTCAGCGCGGGACTGCTGCATGAGGTTAACAATCCGTTGAACTTCGCGGTTACCTCGATCCACCTAATCAAAAAGCGGCTTAGCAGATCTCCACACCCGGAGCCCGAGCTCTTGGAGAAGCCCCTTGCCGATATGCACGAAGGGATCCGACGCGTTTCGTCGATCGTTTCGAGTCTGCGGGAATTTACCCATCCAGATGCCAGTCGGTTCGAGCGGATCGATTTACTCGAGACGATTGATACCGCTATCCGCTTCGTGCAAATCCCTGTTGCCAAGCTGAGCCTGGAGAAGGAGGTTTCGAGTGGCTTGCTCATCCGCGGTAACCAGACTCAGCTCGTTCACCTTTTCATAAACCTGCTGCAGAACTCGGTGGACAGTTTGCTCGAAAAAGGTGGCGAAGGGCGTTGGCTAAAAATTTCCGGTGTAGAAGAAGGCGATGAGATAAAGCTTGTTTTCGAGGATAACGGATTAGGGATAAAACGGCAGGAACTGGGACAAGTTTTCGACGCTTTTTTTACCACCAAGAAGGTTGGAAAAGGAGTTGGGCTTGGTCTAAGTATTTGTCACAGAATAATTGATCAACACAATGGGAAGATCTTGGTGGACAGCGAGTACGAGGACTGGTGTCGTTTCACTATCACGCTACCAAGATACGCCAATACGTGA
- a CDS encoding hybrid sensor histidine kinase/response regulator: MTISKKKILLIDDDPYVREALSLLLEDDYQTFSASTAAEGVDRFKELLPNVVILDLHLPDENGLAALRRIRNVDRFARVIILTGFANLESVEESMRLGASDCLHKPCDARALKSRLKELLIDPATQVEEPADSGSKVSEDLVAASFLHDISNPLTSLQALSSVLMERNSNPEVAKLAAMMDQNISYLGSLVEQWKALSSSKSLGADYASLGDIAQISANFVRGRAEVKGVELSVELKDVSALPALNRHAVVRILVNVLQNAIDAAPEERGVVCFCGSVRNGMIEFSVSDNGDGVSPELRQKIFLPNYTTKTQGTGLGLYIARKIVEAAAGSISICSRPKRGATFTVQLPSCS, encoded by the coding sequence TTGACGATTTCGAAAAAGAAAATCCTTTTGATCGATGACGATCCGTACGTCAGGGAAGCCTTGTCGTTGCTTCTCGAGGACGATTACCAGACCTTTTCCGCAAGCACTGCCGCGGAGGGAGTAGATCGATTTAAAGAGCTACTTCCTAATGTTGTCATATTGGATCTGCATCTGCCTGACGAGAATGGTCTAGCGGCGCTCAGGCGCATCCGTAATGTGGATCGCTTTGCGCGTGTGATTATTTTGACAGGATTCGCTAACCTTGAGTCGGTAGAGGAATCTATGCGATTGGGCGCCTCGGATTGCCTCCATAAGCCGTGCGATGCGAGGGCCCTAAAGTCTAGACTCAAAGAACTCCTGATTGACCCGGCGACTCAGGTTGAAGAGCCGGCGGATAGCGGATCTAAGGTGTCCGAGGACTTGGTTGCTGCTTCGTTTCTGCACGATATTAGCAATCCTCTGACGAGTCTGCAGGCCTTGAGCTCTGTATTGATGGAGCGAAATTCGAATCCTGAGGTAGCGAAGCTGGCGGCGATGATGGATCAGAATATTTCGTATCTCGGTTCGCTGGTAGAGCAGTGGAAAGCTCTTTCTAGTTCTAAGTCGCTTGGGGCGGATTATGCTTCCTTGGGAGATATCGCTCAGATTTCGGCGAATTTTGTTCGCGGCCGGGCGGAGGTAAAGGGGGTCGAGCTCTCCGTAGAGCTTAAGGATGTATCCGCATTGCCCGCTTTGAACCGGCATGCGGTGGTGCGGATCTTAGTAAACGTGCTTCAGAACGCCATAGATGCGGCTCCCGAAGAGAGAGGAGTCGTTTGCTTCTGCGGCTCGGTCAGAAACGGGATGATTGAATTTTCGGTTTCAGACAACGGAGACGGGGTTTCGCCCGAGCTTCGGCAGAAGATCTTCCTGCCCAACTACACGACCAAGACGCAAGGGACCGGGCTGGGATTGTACATAGCCCGCAAGATAGTCGAAGCGGCTGCTGGATCGATTTCGATTTGCTCTCGCCCAAAGCGAGGGGCCACTTTTACAGTGCAGCTTCCCAGTTGTAGTTGA